From a region of the uncultured Desulfatiglans sp. genome:
- the oah gene encoding 6-oxocyclohex-1-ene-1-carbonyl-CoA hydrolase — translation MALKGLEWFPREDGSKDHMLHTDVHWGTEAPCTVYEKRPLKDPKGNVVDGLYVAWIRLNNPKQYNSYTTEMVKGVIAGFENASLDRSVVAAVFTGTGPFAFCTGGNTKEYSEYYSLRSDEYGQYMELFNHMVDSILACKKPVICRVNGMRVAGGQEIGMACDLAVASDLAIFGQAGPKHGSAPVGGASDFLPWYLSIEDAMWNCISCEMWSAYKMKAKNLISKVVPVLKVDGKWVRNPMIVTEDYVKDGEIVYGEYKTGDAAKEARAFVKEHQPNADFELLDKEVDRITWTFANLFPGCLIESIDSVRQKKKFFWDTMKNAHRHWLAANMGGEAFLGFGAFNTKKITNQDTIDFLKFRQNIAQCKNWDMDMFAEVLGKPAK, via the coding sequence ATGGCTTTGAAGGGTTTGGAATGGTTTCCAAGAGAAGATGGATCGAAGGATCACATGCTGCACACGGACGTGCACTGGGGAACGGAAGCCCCCTGCACGGTCTATGAGAAGCGGCCTCTGAAAGATCCCAAGGGGAACGTGGTGGACGGCCTTTATGTCGCCTGGATCCGCCTCAACAACCCGAAGCAGTACAACTCTTACACGACCGAAATGGTCAAGGGCGTCATCGCCGGATTCGAGAACGCCTCCCTCGACAGAAGCGTGGTGGCTGCGGTCTTCACCGGCACCGGCCCTTTCGCCTTCTGCACCGGTGGCAACACCAAGGAATACAGCGAGTATTACAGCCTCCGCTCGGATGAGTACGGCCAGTACATGGAGCTTTTCAACCACATGGTCGACTCCATCCTCGCCTGCAAAAAGCCGGTCATTTGCCGCGTCAACGGGATGCGGGTCGCCGGCGGCCAGGAGATCGGGATGGCCTGCGACCTGGCGGTCGCCTCCGACCTCGCCATCTTCGGCCAGGCCGGTCCGAAGCACGGCTCCGCCCCGGTCGGCGGCGCCTCGGACTTCCTGCCCTGGTACCTGAGCATCGAGGACGCCATGTGGAACTGCATCTCCTGCGAGATGTGGTCCGCCTACAAGATGAAAGCCAAGAACCTGATCAGCAAGGTCGTCCCTGTGCTGAAGGTAGACGGCAAATGGGTGCGCAACCCCATGATCGTCACGGAAGACTACGTCAAGGACGGCGAGATCGTCTACGGCGAGTACAAGACCGGCGACGCGGCGAAAGAGGCCCGGGCCTTCGTCAAAGAGCATCAGCCCAATGCCGACTTCGAGCTGCTCGACAAGGAAGTGGACCGGATCACCTGGACCTTCGCCAATCTCTTCCCCGGATGCCTGATCGAATCGATCGACAGTGTCCGCCAGAAGAAGAAATTCTTCTGGGATACGATGAAGAACGCCCACAGGCACTGGCTGGCCGCCAACATGGGCGGCGAGGCCTTCCTCGGCTTCGGGGCCTTCAACACCAAGAAGATCACCAACCAGGACACCATTGACTTCCTCAAGTTCCGCCAGAACATCGCTCAGTGCAAAAACTGGGATATGGATATGTTCGCGGAGGTGCTGGGCAAGCCCGCCAAATAA
- a CDS encoding putative cyclohexa-1,5-dienecarbonyl-CoA hydratase (Evidence 3 : Putative function from multiple computational evidences) produces the protein MSYEHIEAAFQDGLGTITLNRPPVNVLNIAMMQEINQVLDGWIGQKDLKLVLFQAKGKCFSAGVDVGEHMGDLAPRMIEAFHGMFRRMDRLGIPTVASVYGSCLGGGCELAVFCDLVIAADDSKIGQPEIQVGVFPPIAAQIMPRIIGYKAALELILSGKIIGADEAQQLGLINKAVTRDKLEEETAAFVKPYLKLSAEVLRSTKKAIRAGLDDDFEPSIQRIETIYLDELMKTADAQEGLHAFLEKRKPQWTNR, from the coding sequence ATGAGTTACGAACATATCGAAGCGGCTTTCCAAGACGGGCTCGGGACCATCACGCTCAACCGGCCCCCGGTCAATGTCCTCAACATTGCCATGATGCAGGAGATCAACCAGGTACTGGACGGCTGGATCGGGCAGAAGGACCTTAAGCTGGTTCTTTTCCAGGCGAAGGGCAAGTGCTTCTCGGCGGGTGTGGACGTAGGGGAACACATGGGCGATCTGGCCCCCCGCATGATCGAGGCCTTTCACGGGATGTTCCGCCGCATGGACCGGCTGGGAATCCCCACGGTCGCCTCGGTCTACGGATCGTGCCTGGGCGGCGGCTGCGAACTGGCGGTCTTCTGCGACCTGGTAATCGCCGCCGACGACAGCAAGATCGGACAGCCGGAAATCCAGGTCGGCGTCTTCCCCCCGATCGCGGCCCAGATCATGCCGCGGATCATCGGCTACAAGGCGGCCCTGGAGCTGATTCTCTCCGGAAAGATCATCGGCGCCGATGAAGCGCAGCAGCTCGGCCTGATCAACAAGGCCGTGACCCGTGACAAACTCGAGGAGGAAACCGCCGCCTTTGTCAAACCTTACCTGAAGCTGAGCGCCGAGGTCTTGCGCAGCACGAAAAAGGCCATTCGGGCCGGCCTGGACGATGATTTCGAACCGTCCATCCAGAGGATCGAGACCATTTACCTCGATGAACTGATGAAAACGGCCGACGCCCAGGAAGGGCTCCATGCCTTTCTCGAGAAGCGCAAACCACAGTGGACCAATCGGTAG
- a CDS encoding hypothetical protein (Evidence 5 : Unknown function) gives MCGDLQVASAQTLDFLDIGQKSSFPDWKPDSTAKSFPEILALQKVSSVDLVVDPHVCLCENLQRASAHPLDSPCYRPDRDPPRRVRINQDSPHGSGTEHRESTQKPGPAPTGWT, from the coding sequence TTGTGCGGCGACCTGCAGGTCGCCTCCGCGCAAACGCTGGATTTCCTTGATATTGGCCAAAAATCCTCATTTCCGGATTGGAAACCGGATTCTACCGCGAAATCATTTCCGGAGATACTAGCTCTGCAAAAGGTCTCTTCGGTCGACCTCGTTGTCGATCCTCACGTCTGCCTGTGCGAAAATCTACAGCGCGCCTCCGCGCACCCGCTTGATTCCCCCTGTTATCGGCCGGACCGAGATCCGCCTCGAAGGGTGCGTATAAACCAGGACTCACCCCACGGGAGTGGAACTGAACACCGAGAGAGCACGCAAAAACCAGGCCCCGCCCCGACGGGGTGGACCTGA
- the had gene encoding 6-hydroxycyclohex-1-ene-1-carbonyl-CoA dehydrogenase — protein MAGVPDKIQTWQMVQPTVFNRETKETTPGKLQKTEIPVPELQPGEVLVEVAGCGVCHTDLGYFYDGVPTVVTPPLTLGHEISGTVVAGDEQWIGKEVIIPAVMPCRKCILCKTRRGNRCLDQKMPGNSLGIYGGFSSHIPVPSIDLCEIKNRGKFELSHLAVVADAATTPYQAAKRAELEPGDNVVVIGITGGVGQYMGQVAKALGARTVIGIARNQEKLERSLKFGADFVINSTGKDAKTVSKEFRGLCKQNGLPNTGWKIFEVTGAKGGQEIALTLLGFTGKLIVVGFGLAKTEYAIGRLMAFDAEIIGTWGCLPEYYPAVLDMVLTGKINLEEFVEVRPMSTIAETFAEAHKVPPMKRIVLTPDF, from the coding sequence ATGGCTGGAGTACCCGACAAGATTCAGACCTGGCAAATGGTGCAACCGACCGTCTTCAACAGGGAGACGAAAGAAACCACTCCCGGCAAATTACAGAAAACCGAAATCCCCGTTCCCGAGCTGCAGCCCGGAGAGGTCCTGGTCGAAGTGGCCGGCTGCGGCGTCTGCCACACAGACCTCGGTTATTTCTATGACGGTGTCCCCACCGTAGTCACCCCCCCTCTGACCCTGGGGCATGAGATCTCGGGCACGGTGGTCGCCGGCGATGAGCAGTGGATCGGCAAAGAGGTCATCATCCCGGCGGTCATGCCCTGCCGTAAGTGCATCCTCTGCAAGACCCGGCGCGGAAACCGCTGCCTGGACCAGAAGATGCCCGGAAACAGCCTCGGGATCTATGGCGGCTTTTCGAGCCACATTCCCGTCCCGAGCATCGACCTGTGTGAAATCAAGAATCGCGGCAAGTTCGAGCTCTCCCATCTGGCGGTCGTGGCGGATGCTGCGACGACCCCCTATCAGGCCGCCAAGCGCGCCGAACTCGAACCCGGTGACAATGTCGTCGTCATCGGCATCACCGGCGGTGTAGGCCAGTACATGGGGCAGGTCGCCAAGGCCCTCGGGGCCCGCACGGTCATCGGAATCGCCCGGAATCAGGAAAAGCTCGAACGATCGCTCAAGTTCGGGGCGGATTTCGTCATCAACTCCACCGGCAAGGATGCCAAGACCGTCTCGAAGGAATTCCGCGGTCTCTGCAAACAAAACGGTCTTCCCAACACCGGCTGGAAGATCTTCGAGGTGACGGGCGCCAAAGGCGGCCAGGAAATCGCACTGACCCTGCTCGGATTCACCGGCAAGTTGATCGTCGTCGGGTTCGGCCTGGCCAAGACGGAATACGCGATCGGGCGCCTCATGGCCTTCGACGCCGAGATCATCGGGACCTGGGGCTGCCTCCCCGAATACTACCCCGCCGTGCTGGACATGGTTCTGACTGGAAAGATCAATCTCGAGGAGTTCGTGGAGGTCCGCCCCATGAGCACCATCGCTGAAACCTTTGCCGAAGCACACAAGGTGCCACCCATGAAGCGGATCGTGCTGACCCCCGACTTCTGA